The window GCTATTTTAAAAGCAATCCCTTTTGGTATTATATTATCGTTCACAATTGGACCTGTTTTTTTTGTGCTATTAGAAACTAGTGCAACAAAAGGTTTTAAGAGTGCACTAATTTTTGATTTCGGAGTAATTCTAGCAGATATCTTATTTATTATTGTTGCTTTTTATAGCACCAGTATGCTTTTAGAAAAAATGAAAGACGATCCTAGTTTTCTCATTTTTGGAGGCGTTTTATTAACCGCTTATGGATTAATTTCTTTTATAAAAACTTCAAAATCCTTTCGTGAAATTGTTAGAGAATACCATAAAGTAGAATTTAAAAAGAACTATGGTAAACTATTTATTAAAGGCTTTTTATTAAACTTTATTAATATTGGTGTGCTACTTGGTTGGCTTGGTTTTATTGTAATAGGTAGCTCTTTAACAGAAAGCACAAAAGAACTTCATATCTTTTTAGGAACCATTTTATTGGTTTACTTTTTAGTAGATCTATTAAAAATTGTAGCAGCAAAAACACTTAAAAATAAGTTGACTCCAAGACGCATTTTTAAAACTAAAAAGATTGTAGCTCTTGTTATTTTAGGCTTTGGTGTTTTACTTTTAGTACAAGCATTTTTTCCAAAAGAAAAAGAATTGATTAAAGATAAATTAGAACAAATTAACCCATTATAAGATTCTTTTGTTGCGTAATTACTAAATAAATAGAAAGAAATCTTAAATGCTATTTATTACTTTTCATATAGTATTTATGTTATTTTCATAATTAAATAATAGTTATATTTTTTACACAGAATTAATATTTAATTTATGTATTCAAATCATTTTTTTATTGTTTACGTAACCATATTCTAATTTCTTTTCGCAAAGAAACTTCTGGTTTTGGTAACGGAATTGTTTGTCCGAATTGTTTACTTCTATTAA is drawn from Lacinutrix sp. WUR7 and contains these coding sequences:
- a CDS encoding LysE family translocator, whose product is MLDAILKAIPFGIILSFTIGPVFFVLLETSATKGFKSALIFDFGVILADILFIIVAFYSTSMLLEKMKDDPSFLIFGGVLLTAYGLISFIKTSKSFREIVREYHKVEFKKNYGKLFIKGFLLNFINIGVLLGWLGFIVIGSSLTESTKELHIFLGTILLVYFLVDLLKIVAAKTLKNKLTPRRIFKTKKIVALVILGFGVLLLVQAFFPKEKELIKDKLEQINPL